The following are encoded in a window of Phaseolus vulgaris cultivar G19833 chromosome 3, P. vulgaris v2.0, whole genome shotgun sequence genomic DNA:
- the LOC137807841 gene encoding calmodulin-binding protein 60 A isoform X2, with the protein MSLKRRPDDGKTPDDKRRKPPPFSSVVRDVMRLQSLGHLLEPILEPLVRKVVKEEVEAALKRHLTSVKQTCGKELHTTELRNLQLQFENSISLPVFTGGRIEGEDGSNLRISLVDGLTGEVVCTGPESMAKVEIVVLEGDFEEESDIWMPEEFKSNIVREREGKKPLLTGDVILYLKDGVGMMGEISYTDNSSWTRSRRFRLGARVVDNFDGVRIREAKTESFIVRDHRGELYKKHHPPSMSDEVWRLEKIGKDGAFHKRLSREKILTVREFLTLLNLDPAKLRSILGTGMSAKMWEVTVEHARTCVLDTTRHVYFPSNSQQHGVVFNAVGQVTGLLSECELRLKIQLPLH; encoded by the exons ATGTCGCTCAAGCGCCGCCCCGATGATGGCAAGACTCCAGACGACAAGCGGAGGAAGCCGCCTCCTTTCTCCAG TGTGGTGCGTGACGTGATGAGATTACAATCACTCGGGCATTTGCTGGAGCCAATTCTTGAGCCATTGGTTCGTAAAGTG GTTAAGGAAGAAGTTGAGGCAGCCCTAAAGAGGCATTTAACCAGCGTGAAACA GACCTGTGGAAAGGAGTTGCATACTACTGAATTAAGAAATTTGCAACTGCAGTTTGAAAACAGCATTTCTCTGCCTGTCTTTACAGGTGGTCGGATTGAAGGAGAGGATGGCTCTAACCTAAGAATAAGTTTAGTTGATGGTCTAACAGGGGAGGTTGTCTGTACAGGACCTGAATCGATGGCTAAGGTGGAAATTGTAGTTCTTGAGGGTGATTTTGAAGAAGAAAGTGATATTTGGATGCCCGAAGAGTTCAAGAGCAATATTGTGAGAGAGAGGGAAGGAAAAAAGCCCCTTCTTACAGGAGATGTAATTTTATATCTTAAAGATGGTGTTGGTATGATGGGTGAAATTTCGTATACAGATAATTCAAGCTGGACAAGGAGTCGCAGGTTCAGGCTTGGGGCAAGAGTTGTGGACAACTTTGATGGTGTTAGAATAAGAGAAGCAAAGACAGAATCATTTATTGTCAGAGATCACAGGGGAGAAT TGTATAAGAAACACCATCCTCCGAGTATGTCTGATGAAGTTTGGAGACTGGAAAAGATAGGCAAGGATGGAGCTTTCCACAAGCGTTTGAGTCGGGAAAAGATCCTCACTGTTAGAGAGTTTCTCACGCTTCTCAATCTGGATCCAGCAAAGCTGCGCAGt ATACTGGGCACTGGGATGTCTGCAAAGATGTGGGAAGTAACTGTGGAGCATGCTCGAACTTGTGTACTTGATACAACTAGGCACGTGTACTTCCCCTCTAATTCTCAACAACATGGGGTGGTCTTCAATGCTGTGGGACAAGTGACTGGACTGCTTTCTGAATGCGA GTTGAGGCTCAAAATACAATTGCCACTGCATTAA
- the LOC137807842 gene encoding LIM domain-containing protein WLIM1-like, producing the protein MASFAGTTQKCTACEKKVYWVEQLTADNKLYHKSCFRCHHCKGTLKLGNYCSFEGVLYCKPHFDQLFKMTGSLEKSFEGIPRIARVERSADQVQTNNKISRLFSGTQEKCVVCKKTVYPIEKVAVDGKSYHKSCFRCTHGGCVISPSNYVAHEHRLYCRHHHTQLFKQKGNFSQLVKHENLQLTTQNTTQLHPSNGSASPVHDS; encoded by the exons ATGGCATCATTTGCAGGCACTACACAGAAGTGCACAGCTTGTGAAAAGAAAGTGTATTGGGTGGAACAGCTAACTGCTGACAACAAGTTGTACCACAAATCTTGCTTTAGATGTCACCACTGCAAGGGCACCCTCAAG CTAGGTAATTATTGTTCCTTTGAGGGTGTCCTATACTGTAAGCCCCATTTTGATCAACTGTTTAAGATGACTGGCAGCTTGGAAAAAAGTTTTGAAG GTATTCCAAGAATTGCTAGAGTTGAAAGATCTGCTGATCAG GTCCAAACCAACAACAAGATTTCAAGGTTGTTTTCTGGAACTCAGGAAAAGTGTGTTGTTTGCAAGAAAACAGTGTACCCTATTGAAAAG GTGGCTGTTGATGGGAAATCTTACCACAAGTCTTGTTTCAGATGCACCCATGGAGGTTGTGTGATCAGTCCATCAAATTATGTTGCCCATGAACATCGTCTTTATTGCAGACACCACCATACTCAGCTGTTTAAGCAAAAGGGAAACTTCAGTCAATTAGTCAAGCATGAAAATCTCCAACTCACTACTCAAAACACTACACAATTACATCCAAGTAATGGCAGTGCAAGTCCAGTTCATGACTCTTAG
- the LOC137807838 gene encoding uncharacterized protein, translating to MGNCQAVDTATLVIQQPNGKVERLYWPVSASEVMKTNPDHYVALLISTTLCSSKDNENCQNKSENNTTTNPVRLTRIKLLKPTDTLMLGQVYRLISAQEVMKGLWAKKQAKLKRNLSESAQKPNLTKERTDKSARRSESEDNLESKGERQGSRTTSTNNASSATAKSRTWQPSLQSISEAAS from the exons ATGGGAAACTGCCAAGCCGTTGACACTGCAACTCTAGTCATACAACAACCCAATGGGAAAGTAGAAAGGTTGTATTGGCCTGTGAGTGCCAGTGAAGTCATGAAGACCAACCCTGATCACTATGTTGCTCTTCTTATCTCCACCACATTGTGCTCATCCAAGGACAATGAAAATTGCCAAAATAAGAGTGAAAACAACACCACCACCAACCCTGTTCGCCTTACCCGCATCAAGCTTCTCAAGCCTACAGATACCCTTATGCTTGGCCAAGTTTATAGACTAATCTCGGCTCAAG AGGTTATGAAGGGTCTTTGGGCAAAGAAACAAGCAAAACTGAAGAGAAACTTGTCGGAATCAGCACAAAAGCCAAATCTGACGAAGGAAAGGACAGACAAATCAGCAAGGAGGTCTGAGTCGGAGGACAACCTG GAATCCAAAGGTGAAAGACAGGGGTCAAGGACAACATCAACTAATAATGCTTCAAGTGCCACAGCTAAGTCAAGAACATGGCAACCCTCTTTGCAAAGCATCTCAGAGGCAGCCAGCTGA
- the LOC137807841 gene encoding calmodulin-binding protein 60 A isoform X1: MSLKRRPDDGKTPDDKRRKPPPFSSVVRDVMRLQSLGHLLEPILEPLVRKVVKEEVEAALKRHLTSVKQTCGKELHTTELRNLQLQFENSISLPVFTGGRIEGEDGSNLRISLVDGLTGEVVCTGPESMAKVEIVVLEGDFEEESDIWMPEEFKSNIVREREGKKPLLTGDVILYLKDGVGMMGEISYTDNSSWTRSRRFRLGARVVDNFDGVRIREAKTESFIVRDHRGELYKKHHPPSMSDEVWRLEKIGKDGAFHKRLSREKILTVREFLTLLNLDPAKLRSILGTGMSAKMWEVTVEHARTCVLDTTRHVYFPSNSQQHGVVFNAVGQVTGLLSECEYVTVDKLSETEKVEAQNTIATALKQGEKYATFEDEDSLMDGSSHLTNVLHSPSSPKTEGSSANKLLGPQKTGGFNYPQASASSPDIMSSIYSVGGTSSLDDYCLPNFDSMGLRYDQTLSFPVQVSNSLICDTDSIAHAFSDEDHLKFFDTDLQSHVEADLQSAVDSFMHARSTANGGAQRRWRKVCNVLKWFMVRKRGNQIQVRL, translated from the exons ATGTCGCTCAAGCGCCGCCCCGATGATGGCAAGACTCCAGACGACAAGCGGAGGAAGCCGCCTCCTTTCTCCAG TGTGGTGCGTGACGTGATGAGATTACAATCACTCGGGCATTTGCTGGAGCCAATTCTTGAGCCATTGGTTCGTAAAGTG GTTAAGGAAGAAGTTGAGGCAGCCCTAAAGAGGCATTTAACCAGCGTGAAACA GACCTGTGGAAAGGAGTTGCATACTACTGAATTAAGAAATTTGCAACTGCAGTTTGAAAACAGCATTTCTCTGCCTGTCTTTACAGGTGGTCGGATTGAAGGAGAGGATGGCTCTAACCTAAGAATAAGTTTAGTTGATGGTCTAACAGGGGAGGTTGTCTGTACAGGACCTGAATCGATGGCTAAGGTGGAAATTGTAGTTCTTGAGGGTGATTTTGAAGAAGAAAGTGATATTTGGATGCCCGAAGAGTTCAAGAGCAATATTGTGAGAGAGAGGGAAGGAAAAAAGCCCCTTCTTACAGGAGATGTAATTTTATATCTTAAAGATGGTGTTGGTATGATGGGTGAAATTTCGTATACAGATAATTCAAGCTGGACAAGGAGTCGCAGGTTCAGGCTTGGGGCAAGAGTTGTGGACAACTTTGATGGTGTTAGAATAAGAGAAGCAAAGACAGAATCATTTATTGTCAGAGATCACAGGGGAGAAT TGTATAAGAAACACCATCCTCCGAGTATGTCTGATGAAGTTTGGAGACTGGAAAAGATAGGCAAGGATGGAGCTTTCCACAAGCGTTTGAGTCGGGAAAAGATCCTCACTGTTAGAGAGTTTCTCACGCTTCTCAATCTGGATCCAGCAAAGCTGCGCAGt ATACTGGGCACTGGGATGTCTGCAAAGATGTGGGAAGTAACTGTGGAGCATGCTCGAACTTGTGTACTTGATACAACTAGGCACGTGTACTTCCCCTCTAATTCTCAACAACATGGGGTGGTCTTCAATGCTGTGGGACAAGTGACTGGACTGCTTTCTGAATGCGAGTATGTCACAGTAGATAAGCTGTCTGAAACTGAAAAG GTTGAGGCTCAAAATACAATTGCCACTGCATTAAAACAAGGGGAGAAATATGCAACTTTTGAAGATGAAGATTCTCTCATGGATGGGTCTTCACACTTAACTAATGTGCTTCACTCCCCGAGCTCTCCCAAGACTGAGGGATCAAGTGCCAACAAGCTCTTGGGTCCCCAAAAGACTGGAGGATTCAATTACCCCCAAGCAAGCGCTTCTTCTCCGGATATCATGTCATCCATTTATTCTGTTGGTGGAACTAGTAGCTTGGATGACTATTGCTTGCCTAATTTCGATAGCATGGGCCTTAGATATGATCAGACCCTCAGTTTTCCAGTCCAAGTCTCGAACTCTTTGATCTGTGACACTGATTCAATTGCTCATGCTTTTAGTGATGAAGATCATCTGAAATTTTTTGATACTGATCTTCAATCTCACGTTGAAGCAGATTTACAGAGTGCTGTTGATAGCTTCATGCACGCACGTTCTACAGCCAATGGTGGTGCGCAGAGGAGATGGAGAAAGGTATGCAACGTCCTAAAATGGTTCATGGTTAGGAAACGGGGAAACCAAATACAGGTAAGATTGTGA